One region of Jonesiaceae bacterium BS-20 genomic DNA includes:
- a CDS encoding NUDIX hydrolase family protein — MTNTADFPADDFDAQGPTPEGWLTAEEIAAFRAQLPIIYVDAVPVRVDDSGDVIAVGLLLRVTESGHMTRALVSGRVLYHERVRDALLRHIEKDLGPVALPLVPASPQPFTVAEYFPTPGITSYYDYRQHAISLAYVVPVRGDCRPQQNALDLAWLTPEEACSPEVLAELEGGQDVLLRQALAHVGRLP, encoded by the coding sequence GTGACCAACACTGCTGACTTCCCCGCCGATGACTTTGACGCCCAAGGACCAACTCCCGAGGGGTGGTTAACCGCAGAAGAAATCGCTGCCTTTAGGGCGCAACTTCCCATCATCTATGTAGACGCAGTGCCGGTCCGTGTTGACGATTCTGGAGATGTCATTGCTGTGGGGCTGCTGCTACGGGTGACCGAGTCCGGGCACATGACCCGAGCCCTGGTTTCCGGACGGGTGCTGTACCACGAACGAGTTCGTGATGCCCTACTGCGTCACATTGAAAAGGACCTTGGCCCCGTCGCACTTCCCTTGGTGCCGGCCTCCCCGCAGCCCTTTACGGTTGCGGAGTACTTCCCTACCCCAGGAATTACTTCTTACTACGACTACCGTCAGCACGCTATTTCGCTCGCCTATGTGGTTCCCGTGCGCGGCGACTGCCGGCCGCAGCAAAACGCGCTCGATCTCGCGTGGCTAACCCCAGAAGAGGCCTGCTCCCCCGAGGTCTTGGCCGAGTTAGAGGGTGGGCAAGATGTCTTACTACGCCAGGCACTGGCCCACGTGGGCCGCCTTCCGTAG
- a CDS encoding ABC-F family ATP-binding cassette domain-containing protein: MGSVHIKVSDIAFQYPDHPVLSGVSFTVSRGARLALVGENGSGKTTLLNVITGNLQPSAGEVEVVGTLTYVAQELDFTADQSVGDLINEALLQVRELTDQIEAQCAAFDHEEGNLEQLSALLARAEDLAVWDAPRRIDVALTRLKACRDPKRKLAALSVGERFRVRLACTLAQRSEILLLDEPTNHLDHEGLDFLTQELLAWRGIAVIVTHDRMLLDDVATGILDLDPAMEGKPVLYGTPGYLSYRFAKNEAVRRWTQRYKAERKRALLLEHRLDRSYEGLSDEWRPPKGSQKHRRQTGARIHVKAADRLVEQLKAEAVEVPVPPPVLRFPDLPAMATGWDAGAPLVDLRNIRVGDQDNPRLDLAGQRITIGPSERLLVTGGNGSGKSTLLSVMAGLLPPDRGYRALHDGVRLGVLLQEGTSPLISQLRSDPKVTCFDAYGLLALRLLEQGNLDPDYLVPLAQLGIMTEEDLDRPVADLSVGQQRRFDLACALLAAPHVLIFDEPTNHLSIDLVDALTQALRKTPAAVVVASHDRRMQEDLADWPRLEL, translated from the coding sequence ATGGGTTCGGTGCACATCAAAGTTAGTGACATTGCCTTCCAATACCCCGACCATCCAGTTTTGTCCGGGGTGAGTTTCACCGTGTCCCGTGGTGCCCGGTTGGCACTGGTTGGTGAAAACGGTTCCGGCAAAACCACGTTGCTCAATGTGATCACCGGAAATCTTCAACCCAGCGCGGGTGAAGTCGAGGTAGTGGGAACGTTAACCTACGTAGCTCAGGAGCTTGACTTCACGGCCGACCAAAGCGTTGGAGATCTCATCAACGAAGCGCTGCTTCAGGTGCGAGAACTCACCGATCAGATCGAGGCGCAGTGTGCGGCATTTGATCACGAGGAAGGAAACCTCGAACAGTTATCGGCCCTGTTGGCTCGCGCTGAGGACTTGGCCGTGTGGGATGCCCCTCGCCGCATTGACGTTGCCCTAACCAGACTCAAAGCCTGCCGCGATCCCAAACGCAAACTTGCTGCTCTGTCAGTAGGGGAACGGTTTAGGGTCCGGCTGGCCTGCACACTTGCCCAGCGTTCAGAGATCCTGTTACTTGACGAGCCAACGAACCACTTGGACCATGAGGGGCTCGATTTCCTGACCCAGGAACTGCTTGCATGGCGGGGCATTGCCGTGATTGTTACCCACGATCGCATGCTTCTAGACGATGTCGCGACTGGGATCTTGGACTTGGATCCAGCTATGGAGGGCAAACCGGTTCTTTACGGCACCCCCGGCTACCTCAGTTATCGGTTTGCCAAGAATGAGGCTGTGCGCAGGTGGACACAGCGCTATAAAGCCGAGCGCAAGCGTGCGCTCTTGTTGGAGCACAGGTTAGACCGTTCCTATGAGGGCCTTTCTGACGAGTGGCGCCCACCCAAGGGGTCGCAGAAGCACCGTCGCCAAACGGGTGCGCGCATTCACGTCAAGGCCGCCGACCGCCTTGTTGAGCAACTCAAAGCGGAAGCTGTTGAGGTGCCCGTGCCGCCGCCGGTTCTGCGCTTCCCAGACTTACCGGCAATGGCCACCGGATGGGATGCTGGAGCACCACTTGTGGATCTGCGCAACATTAGGGTGGGGGACCAAGACAACCCGCGGCTCGATCTTGCCGGACAGCGAATCACCATTGGGCCGTCCGAGCGCCTGCTGGTGACCGGTGGTAATGGGAGCGGAAAGTCTACGCTCCTGAGCGTGATGGCGGGTTTGCTTCCGCCCGACCGCGGATACCGCGCGCTGCATGACGGCGTGCGCTTAGGCGTATTACTGCAAGAGGGAACGAGTCCCCTCATAAGCCAATTGCGTAGTGACCCCAAGGTCACGTGCTTTGACGCATATGGGCTGCTAGCCCTGCGATTACTCGAGCAAGGCAACTTGGACCCGGATTATCTGGTCCCACTGGCGCAGTTGGGCATCATGACGGAAGAAGATCTTGACCGTCCAGTCGCGGATCTATCGGTTGGTCAGCAGCGACGCTTCGACTTGGCCTGTGCACTCTTGGCAGCCCCGCATGTGCTCATCTTTGATGAACCCACTAACCACCTGTCGATCGACCTGGTGGATGCCCTAACCCAGGCGCTGCGTAAGACCCCGGCCGCCGTGGTGGTTGCCAGCCACGACCGGCGCATGCAGGAAGACTTGGCCGACTGGCCACGCTTGGAGCTATGA
- a CDS encoding DUF2017 family protein, which translates to MAEPFEINQADPTVFQAALTTGERLFLSRLAGDVIELLGIDDSAVEQAPQDPFVEMMAGLGMDETAEVPLDPAVLRLLPQASDDPEVAAEFRRFTDNDLRQTKVSRLLLVSRLLLSVPPNAEDSVHIPLEVTSEQAPQFAAALADIRLVLADRLDVVTEEDSDAVQDLAYEQMTPEEQEELTEQEYHRYLLASLFSVTGFLLESLMECLLSQLRKGPRSSD; encoded by the coding sequence ATGGCAGAACCGTTCGAGATCAACCAGGCCGATCCCACCGTATTTCAAGCCGCGCTAACCACCGGCGAGCGGTTGTTTTTGTCTCGGTTGGCCGGTGATGTGATTGAACTCTTAGGGATCGATGATTCCGCCGTCGAGCAGGCACCACAGGATCCGTTTGTGGAGATGATGGCCGGCTTGGGGATGGATGAGACCGCAGAAGTGCCACTAGACCCCGCGGTTCTGCGCCTCCTGCCTCAGGCAAGCGACGACCCCGAGGTGGCGGCAGAATTTCGCCGGTTCACCGATAATGATCTGCGCCAAACGAAGGTATCACGGCTCCTACTAGTCTCACGCCTGCTGCTGTCCGTCCCGCCAAACGCGGAAGACTCGGTCCACATACCCTTGGAAGTAACGTCAGAGCAGGCCCCCCAATTTGCTGCTGCACTGGCTGACATTCGCTTGGTTTTGGCTGACCGCCTGGATGTGGTCACGGAGGAAGATTCCGATGCAGTCCAAGATCTGGCATACGAGCAAATGACGCCGGAAGAGCAAGAAGAGCTAACCGAGCAGGAATATCACCGGTACCTGCTGGCATCGTTATTTAGCGTAACCGGATTTCTTTTGGAGTCCCTGATGGAATGTTTGCTTTCGCAACTGCGTAAGGGCCCCCGCAGCAGCGACTAA
- the trxA gene encoding thioredoxin, with amino-acid sequence MATHDLTQAGFEEAIKNNDIVLVDFWAEWCGPCRQFAPTFSASAQKNADVFHAKVDTEAEQALAAAAQITSIPTLMAFREGILVFSQPGALPPAALQQVIDGVKGLDMDEVRKQIAEQDAK; translated from the coding sequence ATGGCTACCCACGACCTAACCCAAGCGGGTTTTGAAGAAGCAATCAAGAACAATGACATTGTTTTGGTCGACTTTTGGGCCGAGTGGTGTGGCCCATGCCGCCAGTTCGCACCAACGTTTAGTGCGTCCGCACAGAAGAATGCTGACGTATTCCACGCCAAGGTAGACACCGAGGCGGAGCAGGCGCTGGCCGCTGCCGCACAGATTACCTCAATCCCAACGCTGATGGCCTTCCGTGAGGGAATCTTGGTGTTCTCCCAACCGGGCGCACTACCACCAGCGGCCCTTCAGCAAGTCATCGACGGCGTTAAGGGCCTGGACATGGACGAGGTCCGTAAGCAGATCGCAGAGCAAGACGCCAAGTAA
- the clpS gene encoding ATP-dependent Clp protease adapter ClpS, which produces MVATRTDAAADQDALVAADNPWVTLVWNDPVSLMSYVSYVFESYFGYSQAKAHALMMQVHTEGKAVVSTGTREKVERDVQAMHEFGLWATMTKADI; this is translated from the coding sequence ATGGTGGCTACGCGAACCGACGCCGCCGCAGACCAGGACGCTTTGGTTGCGGCAGACAACCCGTGGGTGACATTGGTGTGGAACGACCCCGTGAGTCTGATGAGCTATGTGAGCTATGTTTTTGAAAGCTACTTTGGGTATAGCCAAGCCAAAGCGCACGCTCTGATGATGCAGGTTCACACCGAAGGCAAAGCGGTAGTCTCGACCGGAACCCGAGAAAAGGTAGAACGCGATGTCCAAGCCATGCATGAGTTTGGGCTTTGGGCGACAATGACAAAGGCAGACATCTAA
- a CDS encoding MBL fold metallo-hydrolase, with the protein MKLTVVGMSGSYAGPESPASSYLVQATDADGKVWSVVLDMGSGAFGALQRHIDPFAVDAIALSHLHPDHCSDLSGFYVYYKYHPDKGTEFTDRGPIPVFAPTDAGERICRAYGLPEGETMEKELAHSRWECRAQVEVGPFQIQAVTVNHPVEAYGFRITGPSEFDPNKQVVLAYSGDTDVCEGLDVVAKDADLFLCEAAFVEGRDDGIQNMHLTGKRAGEVARDAGSKHLVLTHIPSWNDPEVTLAEAKSVYFGQLSVAAPDQTYAI; encoded by the coding sequence ATGAAACTAACGGTCGTAGGTATGTCCGGTTCCTATGCTGGACCGGAATCGCCAGCTTCCAGCTATCTGGTGCAAGCCACCGATGCTGATGGCAAAGTGTGGTCCGTGGTCTTAGATATGGGCTCCGGGGCGTTTGGGGCCCTACAACGGCACATTGACCCGTTTGCCGTCGACGCTATTGCGCTTTCGCACTTGCACCCCGACCACTGTTCGGACCTGTCCGGATTCTACGTCTATTACAAGTACCACCCGGACAAGGGCACCGAGTTCACTGACCGTGGCCCAATTCCAGTGTTTGCCCCAACCGATGCTGGCGAACGTATTTGCCGCGCCTATGGGCTGCCCGAGGGGGAGACCATGGAAAAAGAGTTGGCCCATTCGCGTTGGGAATGCCGGGCGCAGGTAGAGGTTGGCCCATTCCAGATTCAGGCTGTCACCGTTAACCACCCGGTCGAGGCTTATGGATTCAGGATCACCGGACCCAGTGAATTTGATCCGAACAAGCAGGTTGTCTTGGCCTACTCGGGTGATACCGATGTGTGTGAAGGCCTAGATGTTGTTGCCAAGGATGCTGACCTGTTCCTGTGTGAGGCGGCATTTGTTGAGGGCCGTGATGATGGGATTCAAAACATGCACTTGACTGGAAAGCGGGCCGGGGAAGTAGCCCGCGATGCCGGGTCTAAACACCTGGTGCTCACGCACATCCCTAGCTGGAATGACCCGGAGGTGACGCTGGCAGAGGCAAAGTCGGTCTACTTTGGGCAGCTTTCGGTCGCCGCCCCGGACCAGACATACGCCATCTGA
- the trmB gene encoding tRNA (guanosine(46)-N7)-methyltransferase TrmB, which produces MPESLTQDENVESRHPFYSKIVSFAPRSTRLKDRQAKVWDELAPKYVVTPERAIARASISPSERFDAAATFGRDAKFIVEIGSGQGECAENAAGQNPAVNFLAIEVYVPGIASTLVKIRRSELENLRVLQADAAEAFDTYLPAESIDEVWTFFPDPWHKSRHNKRRLVQPGFATSVAAAMKPGGVWRLATDWLDYAEQMQEVLDASPYFVRAEVQERFDGRVLTSFEKKGIAKDRFITDHTYIRNDVAVAN; this is translated from the coding sequence GTGCCCGAGTCCTTGACCCAAGATGAGAACGTTGAATCTCGTCATCCTTTTTACTCCAAGATTGTTTCCTTTGCACCACGCTCTACCCGTCTCAAGGACCGGCAAGCCAAGGTTTGGGATGAGCTGGCACCAAAGTATGTGGTGACCCCCGAACGCGCCATTGCACGCGCTTCAATTAGCCCATCCGAACGCTTTGATGCGGCTGCCACGTTTGGCCGTGACGCCAAATTCATCGTTGAGATCGGCTCCGGTCAGGGCGAATGTGCTGAAAATGCCGCCGGGCAGAACCCCGCGGTGAACTTCCTCGCAATCGAGGTGTACGTTCCCGGCATTGCCTCAACCCTGGTCAAGATCCGGCGCAGCGAACTAGAAAACCTGCGCGTCTTGCAGGCCGATGCCGCCGAGGCCTTTGACACGTACTTACCCGCCGAGTCCATAGATGAGGTGTGGACGTTCTTCCCTGACCCTTGGCACAAGTCCCGGCATAACAAGCGCCGCCTTGTCCAGCCAGGCTTTGCTACCTCGGTTGCCGCCGCTATGAAGCCCGGCGGCGTGTGGCGCCTTGCCACCGACTGGTTGGACTACGCCGAGCAGATGCAAGAGGTCCTCGACGCTTCACCGTACTTTGTCCGCGCCGAGGTCCAAGAGCGCTTTGACGGCCGCGTCTTGACCAGCTTTGAGAAAAAGGGCATCGCTAAGGACCGCTTTATTACGGACCACACCTACATCCGCAACGATGTTGCGGTAGCCAACTAA
- a CDS encoding DUF3054 domain-containing protein gives MRKISLWALLDVAVVLVFASAGRSSHDATNNFAGILHTAWPFLIGLIVAWFITKQWKTTTAGSPVALQIWPAAIMMSLVTWAVGLAVRSFSGSTNAGGFPLVSLGFLVLILVGWRIIWGSIARIRAKNA, from the coding sequence GTGAGGAAAATTAGCCTGTGGGCCCTGTTAGACGTAGCAGTCGTGTTGGTTTTTGCATCCGCCGGAAGGTCGTCGCATGATGCAACAAATAACTTTGCAGGAATCTTGCACACTGCCTGGCCATTCCTGATAGGCCTGATCGTTGCATGGTTCATAACCAAACAATGGAAAACAACAACTGCTGGGTCTCCCGTTGCCCTGCAAATCTGGCCCGCTGCGATCATGATGTCGCTCGTGACCTGGGCGGTTGGACTGGCCGTCCGTTCGTTCTCGGGTAGCACCAACGCCGGTGGCTTCCCGCTGGTTTCCCTCGGGTTCTTGGTCTTGATCCTCGTAGGTTGGCGCATTATCTGGGGATCGATCGCCAGAATCCGTGCCAAGAACGCTTAA
- the rdgB gene encoding RdgB/HAM1 family non-canonical purine NTP pyrophosphatase: protein MSSPRLVLATHNEHKVKELRQILLASGLIPSLTPQDIVGARDFGVPEPVEDGVTFAANALIKARALAAATGLPALADDSGLAVDVLGGAPGIFSARWAGAHGNDQANLDLLLAQLSDIATEHRAARFVCAAALVTPDGQEFVQEGTLEGTLLFAPRGAGGFGYDPILAPLGQDRSCAELSADEKNAISHRGNAFRLIAPYVSQVLQSV, encoded by the coding sequence ATGTCTTCACCCCGGCTAGTACTCGCTACTCACAATGAGCACAAGGTTAAAGAGCTGCGACAGATTCTCTTGGCCTCGGGGCTCATCCCTAGTTTGACCCCGCAAGACATCGTTGGGGCGAGGGACTTTGGAGTTCCTGAACCGGTTGAAGACGGCGTTACCTTTGCCGCGAACGCGCTCATCAAGGCTCGTGCCTTAGCCGCCGCCACGGGGCTGCCCGCCTTGGCGGATGACTCAGGGCTTGCGGTTGATGTGCTTGGTGGGGCACCTGGAATTTTCTCCGCACGTTGGGCTGGTGCTCACGGTAACGACCAAGCCAACTTGGACCTACTACTGGCACAGTTAAGCGATATTGCGACCGAGCACCGTGCCGCCCGCTTTGTTTGCGCTGCTGCGCTGGTCACGCCAGATGGCCAAGAGTTTGTCCAAGAAGGGACGCTCGAAGGCACCTTGCTGTTTGCCCCTCGGGGAGCCGGCGGTTTTGGGTACGACCCGATTCTGGCTCCACTGGGACAAGATCGGTCCTGTGCAGAACTCAGTGCGGATGAGAAGAACGCCATCAGCCACCGCGGCAATGCGTTCCGGCTGATAGCGCCATACGTGTCGCAGGTGCTTCAAAGCGTTTAA
- the murI gene encoding glutamate racemase: MNNSPIGIFDSGVGGLTVARSILDQLPHESILYIGDTANSPYGSKSLATVRSLALEIMDDLVAQGVKLLVIACNTASAAVLRDARERYTVQLGIPVVEVILPAARRALLASHTKKIGVIGTAATVTSRAYDDALAVANVSVTSSPCPKFVEFVEAGVTSGPQVLAAAQEYLAPIKDAGVDTLILGCTHYPLLTGAIAFEMGEHVTLVSSAEETAKDVYRTLMKNDLERDPAAGDPSHRFQSTGDVQTFATLARRFLGPEVVNVEAIR; encoded by the coding sequence GTGAACAACTCACCGATTGGAATTTTCGACTCTGGCGTCGGCGGTTTGACCGTGGCCAGATCGATCCTTGACCAATTGCCCCATGAATCCATCCTTTACATAGGAGACACAGCGAATTCCCCGTACGGGTCGAAGTCGCTAGCTACCGTGCGGTCTTTAGCACTGGAAATTATGGATGATCTGGTGGCCCAGGGGGTAAAACTCTTGGTGATTGCCTGTAATACGGCTTCCGCTGCGGTGTTGCGGGACGCCCGTGAGCGCTACACGGTCCAACTTGGTATACCGGTGGTTGAGGTGATCCTGCCGGCAGCCCGTCGCGCACTGCTGGCCTCTCACACAAAGAAAATCGGTGTGATCGGCACCGCGGCAACAGTAACCTCACGCGCATACGATGATGCGCTTGCTGTTGCCAACGTGAGCGTGACATCGTCCCCCTGCCCTAAGTTTGTTGAGTTTGTGGAGGCTGGAGTGACCTCCGGCCCGCAGGTGCTCGCTGCTGCTCAGGAGTACCTTGCGCCGATTAAGGACGCAGGTGTCGACACCTTGATTCTGGGTTGTACGCACTACCCGCTGCTAACCGGGGCAATTGCATTTGAGATGGGTGAGCACGTGACATTGGTGTCCAGTGCTGAAGAAACTGCAAAGGATGTCTACCGCACGTTGATGAAGAACGACCTAGAACGGGACCCGGCCGCCGGGGACCCGAGCCACCGGTTCCAATCAACGGGCGATGTACAGACCTTTGCAACCTTGGCTCGGCGGTTCTTGGGCCCTGAGGTAGTGAATGTGGAGGCAATTCGATGA